From the genome of Rhizobium binae, one region includes:
- a CDS encoding IS256 family transposase: MTKTEDKTAVAAVKDILLANPDGLREVIRAVMQEVLEAEMDEALGAQKGERTPERLGYRSGNYGRTLLTRVGKLELRVPQDRSGHFSTELFERYQRSERALVATLAEMYVQGVSTRKVKAITEELCGHAFSASSISAINKRLDESLKAFACRPLQEPFPYLILDARYEKVREAGVVRSQAVLIAVGIDWDGRRQILAVEMANRESRSAWRDFLVGLKHRGLKGVEFVVSDDHAGLVAAIGEVIPEAAWQRCYVHFLRNALDHLPRKHGDDCLQELRWLYDRRDLDEAKTDLAAWLGKWSGKYPRLTGWVEETIEQTLTFLRLPRTHHKHLKSTNMLERLNEEIRRRTYVVRIFPNADSCLRLVRALAVETHENWMEANRYINMDDLREHKKIALRNAA, translated from the coding sequence ATGACCAAGACTGAAGATAAGACCGCCGTCGCCGCCGTCAAAGACATTCTGCTTGCGAACCCCGATGGACTGCGCGAGGTGATCCGCGCCGTGATGCAGGAGGTGCTGGAGGCGGAGATGGACGAGGCGCTGGGGGCACAAAAAGGCGAGCGGACGCCGGAGCGGCTCGGCTATCGCTCCGGCAATTACGGCCGCACGCTGCTGACGCGGGTCGGCAAGCTGGAGCTGCGGGTGCCGCAGGATCGCTCCGGGCATTTTTCCACCGAGCTGTTCGAGCGCTACCAGCGCTCGGAGCGGGCGCTGGTAGCGACGCTGGCGGAGATGTATGTGCAGGGGGTGTCGACGCGCAAGGTGAAGGCGATCACCGAGGAGCTGTGCGGCCATGCCTTCTCGGCCTCGTCGATCTCGGCGATCAACAAGCGCCTCGACGAAAGCCTGAAGGCCTTTGCCTGCCGCCCGCTTCAAGAACCCTTTCCCTACCTGATCCTCGACGCCCGCTACGAGAAGGTCAGGGAGGCGGGCGTCGTCAGGAGCCAGGCGGTGCTGATCGCTGTCGGCATCGACTGGGACGGCCGGCGGCAGATCCTCGCTGTCGAGATGGCCAATCGCGAGAGCCGCTCGGCCTGGAGGGACTTCCTCGTCGGCCTCAAGCACCGCGGCCTCAAGGGCGTCGAGTTCGTCGTCTCCGACGACCATGCCGGCCTCGTCGCGGCGATCGGCGAAGTCATCCCGGAAGCCGCCTGGCAGCGCTGCTACGTGCACTTCCTGAGGAATGCGCTCGATCATCTGCCGCGCAAGCACGGCGACGATTGCCTGCAGGAACTGCGATGGCTCTACGACCGCCGCGACCTCGACGAGGCAAAGACCGATCTCGCCGCCTGGCTCGGCAAATGGTCGGGCAAGTACCCGCGGCTGACCGGCTGGGTCGAGGAAACGATCGAGCAGACGCTCACCTTCCTGCGGCTGCCGCGCACCCATCACAAGCACCTCAAGAGCACCAACATGCTCGAGCGCCTCAACGAGGAGATCCGCCGCCGCACCTATGTCGTGCGCATCTTTCCCAACGCCGACAGCTGCCTGCGCCTGGTCAGGGCGCTGGCCGTCGAAACCCACGAAAACTGGATGGAGGCAAACCGCTACATCAACATGGACGATCTCAGAGAGCACAAGAAGATCGCGCTCCGAAACGCCGCATGA
- a CDS encoding glucan ABC transporter ATP-binding protein/ permease, whose product MSLFKVYARALRYLGAYKLRVSLVVIANIVLATITIAEPILFGRIIDAISGKGEVKPILFMWAAFAVFNTVAFVLVSREADRLAHGRRATLLTEAFGRIISMPLAWHHQRGTSNALHTLLRACETLFGLWLEFMRNHLSTVIALALLVPTAISMDLRLSAVLIVLGIAYWLIGRLVMSRTKDGQASVENHYHTVFSHVSDSISNVSVLHSYNRIEAETRALKSFADRLLEAQYPVLDWWAIASALNRMASTIAMMVVLIIGTMLVQSGQLRVGDVIAFIGFANLLIARLDLMRQFATQIFEARSKLEDFYTLEDSVREREEPAGNGEIKNVKGAVEFRDVSFGFGNSSQGLHNVSFSVKAGQTVAIVGPTGAGKTTLVNLLQRVYDPQGGHILVDGTDITKVTRKSLRRHIATVFQDAGLLNRSISDNIRLGREGASEEEMRRAAEAAAAADFIETREDRYETHVGERGNKLSGGERQRIAIARAILKDAPILVLDEATSALDVETEARVKSAIDNLRENRTTFIIAHRLSTVREADMVLFLDDGRVVEQGSFDELSHSNGRFAALLRASGILTDDEVRKAHATEAA is encoded by the coding sequence GTGTCGCTATTCAAGGTCTATGCAAGGGCTCTGCGCTATCTTGGCGCCTACAAGCTCCGCGTATCCCTGGTCGTTATCGCCAATATTGTTCTGGCGACCATCACCATTGCCGAACCGATCCTGTTCGGTCGCATTATCGATGCGATCTCGGGCAAGGGTGAAGTCAAGCCCATCCTGTTCATGTGGGCGGCCTTCGCCGTGTTCAACACCGTCGCCTTCGTCCTTGTATCGCGCGAGGCCGACCGGCTTGCTCACGGCCGGCGGGCGACATTGCTGACGGAGGCTTTTGGCCGCATCATTTCCATGCCGCTCGCCTGGCATCACCAGCGCGGCACCTCCAACGCGCTGCATACGCTGCTGCGCGCCTGCGAGACTCTGTTCGGCCTCTGGCTGGAATTCATGCGCAACCATCTGTCGACGGTCATCGCGCTTGCTCTTCTGGTGCCAACCGCAATATCGATGGACCTGCGCCTGTCGGCCGTCCTCATCGTGCTCGGCATTGCCTACTGGCTGATCGGCCGCCTGGTCATGAGCCGCACCAAGGATGGCCAGGCTTCGGTCGAGAACCACTACCATACGGTCTTCTCGCATGTCAGCGACTCGATCAGCAACGTGTCGGTGCTGCATAGCTACAACCGCATCGAAGCCGAAACCAGGGCATTGAAATCGTTTGCCGATCGGCTGCTCGAGGCGCAGTATCCGGTGCTCGACTGGTGGGCGATCGCCAGCGCGCTGAACCGCATGGCTTCGACGATCGCTATGATGGTCGTCCTGATCATCGGCACGATGCTCGTTCAGTCCGGCCAGCTGCGTGTCGGTGACGTGATTGCCTTCATCGGCTTTGCCAACCTGCTGATTGCCCGCCTCGACCTGATGCGTCAATTCGCTACGCAGATCTTCGAGGCTCGTTCCAAGCTCGAGGACTTCTACACGCTCGAAGATTCGGTGCGTGAACGCGAAGAGCCGGCCGGCAACGGCGAGATCAAGAACGTCAAGGGTGCGGTCGAATTCCGCGACGTCTCCTTCGGCTTCGGCAACAGCTCGCAGGGTCTGCACAATGTCTCCTTCTCGGTGAAGGCCGGCCAGACGGTTGCCATCGTCGGCCCGACCGGCGCCGGCAAGACGACGCTCGTCAACCTGCTGCAGCGCGTCTACGATCCGCAAGGCGGCCACATTCTCGTCGACGGCACCGATATCACGAAGGTGACCCGCAAGTCGCTGCGTCGCCATATCGCCACCGTCTTCCAGGATGCGGGCCTGCTGAACCGCTCGATCAGCGACAATATTCGCCTCGGCCGCGAGGGTGCCAGCGAAGAGGAAATGCGCCGGGCCGCCGAAGCCGCTGCCGCCGCCGACTTCATCGAGACCCGCGAGGACCGTTACGAGACGCATGTCGGCGAACGCGGCAACAAGCTCTCGGGCGGCGAGCGCCAGCGCATCGCGATTGCCCGCGCCATCCTCAAGGACGCACCGATCCTGGTGCTCGACGAGGCGACCTCGGCTCTCGACGTCGAGACTGAGGCCCGCGTCAAGTCGGCGATCGACAATCTGCGTGAGAATCGCACCACCTTCATCATCGCCCACCGGCTGTCGACGGTCCGCGAAGCCGATATGGTGCTCTTCCTGGACGACGGCCGCGTCGTCGAACAGGGCAGCTTCGACGAGCTCAGCCACAGCAACGGCCGCTTCGCCGCTCTGCTGCGCGCCAGCGGTATCCTGACGGACGACGAAGTCCGCAAGGCCCACGCAACCGAAGCCGCCTGA
- a CDS encoding VOC family protein: MKVLRIVANIATPDITPARRFYHDILGLDVIMDHGWIITFGAARPMNVQVSIASEGGSGTPVPDLSIEVDDLDAAFAAMSAAGFPVEYGPEDEPWGVRRFYVRDPLGRLVNILAHKN; encoded by the coding sequence ATGAAGGTCCTGCGCATCGTCGCCAATATTGCGACACCCGATATCACGCCGGCGCGGCGGTTCTATCACGATATCCTCGGTCTCGACGTCATCATGGATCACGGCTGGATCATCACCTTCGGCGCCGCGAGACCCATGAACGTTCAGGTGAGCATCGCCAGCGAAGGCGGCTCCGGCACGCCGGTGCCGGACCTCTCGATCGAGGTCGACGATCTCGATGCCGCTTTCGCGGCGATGTCGGCTGCAGGTTTTCCGGTCGAATACGGCCCGGAGGACGAGCCCTGGGGCGTCAGGCGCTTTTATGTCCGCGATCCCCTGGGCAGGCTCGTGAACATCCTCGCTCACAAAAACTGA